A section of the Clostridium felsineum DSM 794 genome encodes:
- a CDS encoding aldose epimerase family protein codes for MIEKSVYGNLEGKEIYKYTISNKNGMKFSCISHGATLTEILALDKNKKPVNVLVKLDDLDSYVKDTKMFSGAAIGRVAGRIDNGQFEIKNKKYALEANEGKNVLHGGKYGFNSYIWESKVSEEKNSVTFYKTINEGKGGFSGELKAEITYSLNDNNDLNIYFSGLSDEDTLFNPTVHSYFNLSGNLDNLLKNHRLKINADYVAETRQDNVPTGKLKKVKATEFDFLEARDLMDSIDKVKKEYNLEGIDHPFKLKSEKAATLSSVDTGIELSIESDRNALILYTLNFPCEDLKLNGKNIPKYGAVALEPQTLPDAINHSNFGDILLLKDERKTYNIKYHFSVI; via the coding sequence ATGATTGAAAAGAGTGTTTATGGAAACCTAGAAGGAAAAGAAATTTATAAGTATACTATAAGTAATAAAAATGGCATGAAGTTCTCCTGTATTTCTCATGGTGCGACTTTAACAGAAATATTGGCTTTGGATAAAAACAAAAAGCCAGTAAATGTTTTAGTTAAGCTTGATGATTTAGATTCCTATGTTAAAGACACAAAAATGTTTTCAGGTGCAGCAATTGGAAGAGTAGCAGGACGTATTGATAATGGACAATTTGAAATAAAGAACAAGAAATATGCACTTGAAGCTAATGAAGGAAAAAATGTTCTTCATGGGGGTAAATACGGTTTTAACTCATATATATGGGAAAGTAAAGTTTCTGAAGAGAAAAACAGTGTGACTTTTTATAAAACAATTAATGAAGGAAAAGGTGGATTTTCAGGAGAACTTAAGGCTGAAATAACATATTCTTTAAATGATAACAATGATTTGAATATTTATTTTAGTGGATTATCAGATGAAGATACTCTCTTTAATCCAACAGTGCATTCCTATTTTAATTTAAGTGGAAATTTAGATAATTTACTTAAAAACCATAGGCTTAAAATTAATGCAGATTATGTTGCAGAAACTAGACAAGATAATGTACCAACAGGAAAACTTAAAAAAGTTAAGGCAACAGAATTTGATTTTTTAGAAGCTAGAGATTTAATGGATTCCATAGATAAGGTTAAGAAAGAATATAATTTAGAAGGAATAGATCATCCTTTTAAACTTAAGTCTGAAAAAGCAGCAACTTTAAGTAGTGTTGATACAGGAATAGAGCTTTCTATAGAATCAGATCGTAATGCGTTGATTCTATATACTTTGAATTTTCCATGCGAAGATCTTAAGCTAAATGGTAAGAATATACCTAAATACGGTGCAGTAGCACTAGAACCACAAACTCTCCCAGATGCAATTAATCATAGTAATTTTGGTGATATATTGCTTCTTAAGGATGAAAGAAAAACTTATAATATAAAATATCATTTTTCAGTAATTTAA